A genomic stretch from Cetobacterium sp. NK01 includes:
- a CDS encoding APC family permease — MDNTNNSSITPIAFTALTISSIFTTSNLPTLGTSGGKLIFYLIITAILFFIPLTIVVAELSTTEGYGTNVFSWISYSFGDKIGLSTTFWEWLQAIVMSIPMLYFVTGTFSYALSAPEMNSNPLYKAFVCIFFYLFLVCLQITEPKFVIKIEAFGFWFCVIGPLIICFILGIIYALNVRSLPFPIEKSSFIPPLNSKETLLNFVPFVLSLTGVEACGPFINRLKNINKDFPKAILIVIITVIFTNLIGSSSIAIIFPVDKIDLSTGFINTVDFLFKYFGIPLVFARLIAFFIVLGLLPKVSNWVISPALALQNSAADGLLPKYFIYENSIKTPTYTLCYQGFLFIILILLLSLSKSGNTAFLVAIYLDVAIYSCVYIFIFLSYIKSTFKNRNSKNIFNIPIFIKRIIGFLALFTMFFILFASFLPPASIPKNEINLYFGILIPCFIFIILAPFIFQYFYKNKKLENK, encoded by the coding sequence ATGGACAATACAAATAATAGTAGCATTACTCCAATTGCATTTACAGCATTAACAATCTCTTCTATTTTTACAACTTCAAATTTGCCTACATTGGGAACTAGTGGTGGTAAGTTGATTTTTTACTTAATCATAACTGCTATTTTATTTTTTATTCCTTTAACAATTGTTGTTGCAGAATTATCTACAACTGAAGGGTATGGAACTAATGTATTTTCTTGGATAAGTTATTCTTTTGGAGATAAAATTGGACTTTCAACTACTTTTTGGGAATGGTTACAAGCTATTGTTATGAGTATTCCGATGCTTTACTTTGTTACTGGGACATTTTCATATGCTTTATCAGCTCCTGAAATGAATTCAAATCCTTTGTATAAAGCATTTGTCTGTATATTCTTTTATTTATTTTTAGTTTGTCTCCAAATAACAGAGCCAAAATTTGTCATAAAAATAGAAGCTTTTGGATTTTGGTTTTGTGTAATTGGACCGTTAATTATCTGCTTTATACTAGGAATTATATACGCTTTAAATGTTCGATCCTTACCTTTTCCAATAGAGAAAAGCAGTTTTATTCCACCATTAAATTCTAAAGAAACTTTATTAAACTTTGTTCCTTTTGTTCTTAGTTTAACAGGAGTAGAGGCTTGTGGTCCTTTTATAAATAGATTAAAAAATATAAATAAAGATTTTCCAAAAGCTATTTTAATAGTAATAATAACAGTTATTTTTACAAATTTAATTGGTAGTAGTTCAATTGCTATTATTTTTCCTGTAGATAAAATAGATCTAAGTACTGGTTTTATTAATACAGTGGATTTTCTTTTTAAATATTTCGGCATTCCTCTAGTTTTTGCAAGATTAATTGCATTTTTTATTGTATTAGGTTTACTTCCCAAAGTAAGTAATTGGGTAATAAGTCCTGCACTTGCTTTACAAAATAGTGCTGCTGATGGATTATTACCTAAATATTTTATCTATGAAAATTCTATTAAAACCCCTACTTATACTTTATGTTATCAAGGTTTTTTATTTATCATTTTAATTTTATTATTATCTTTATCAAAATCTGGAAATACTGCATTTTTAGTTGCAATCTATTTAGATGTTGCAATTTATTCTTGTGTTTATATATTTATTTTTTTATCATATATTAAATCAACATTTAAAAATAGAAATTCAAAAAATATTTTTAATATCCCAATATTTATTAAAAGAATAATTGGTTTTTTGGCTTTATTTACAATGTTTTTTATTTTATTTGCTAGTTTTTTACCACCAGCTTCTATTCCTAAGAATGAAATTAATCTTTATTTTGGAATATTAATTCCATGTTTTATTTTTATTATTTTAGCTCCTTTTATATTTCAATATTTTTATAAAAATAAAAAGCTGGAGAACAAATAG
- a CDS encoding tyrosine-type recombinase/integrase, with translation MGKITKAISQEEIDKILGSKKIKQDVRNALLIELNTGLRIQDIAKLKFSDIQFGKLEIIEKKTKKPQITRINIELVEYLFKNRTREDNYIFASNEKAVQAFVRKVQYQIAQACDYENIDNSFISTHSFRKAFATLAYEETKDIMFVQQLLNHSSVSVTQRYIQINKEKADTYRDKQRLGF, from the coding sequence ATGGGGAAGATAACTAAAGCAATTTCACAAGAAGAGATTGATAAAATATTAGGCTCTAAAAAAATAAAACAAGATGTAAGAAACGCCCTTTTAATAGAATTAAATACAGGTCTTAGAATTCAAGATATTGCAAAACTTAAATTTTCGGATATTCAATTTGGAAAATTAGAAATTATAGAGAAAAAAACAAAAAAACCTCAAATTACAAGAATTAATATAGAACTTGTAGAGTATCTTTTTAAAAATAGAACAAGAGAAGATAATTATATATTTGCTTCAAATGAAAAAGCTGTTCAAGCTTTTGTAAGAAAAGTACAATATCAAATAGCTCAAGCTTGTGATTATGAAAATATAGATAATAGTTTTATAAGCACTCATAGTTTTAGAAAAGCATTTGCAACTTTAGCTTATGAAGAAACAAAAGATATTATGTTTGTTCAGCAGCTACTAAATCATTCAAGTGTTTCTGTTACGCAAAGATATATTCAAATAAATAAAGAAAAAGCTGATACTTACAGAGATAAACAAAGATTAGGATTTTAA